A single Paenibacillus sp. FSL R5-0517 DNA region contains:
- a CDS encoding heptaprenylglyceryl phosphate synthase, whose protein sequence is MIDMIKQWRHVFKLDPDREITDEELDQVCMSGTDAIIVGGSSGITYDNTVDLMSRVRRYELPCVLEVSDLEAVVPGFDGYLIPMVLNATDSKWMIGHHQKAIERYGYLIPWDLLIAEGYIVLNANSTVARLTGADTDLTTGAAVAYAQAAERLLHLPIVYMEYSGTFGDMELVGETHRQLERAHLIYGGGIDDPEKAAQAAQVADTIVVGNIVYSDLNKALETVLAVKGTI, encoded by the coding sequence TTGATAGACATGATTAAGCAGTGGAGACATGTATTTAAGCTTGACCCGGACCGGGAGATTACGGACGAAGAACTTGATCAGGTCTGCATGTCGGGGACCGATGCAATTATCGTCGGTGGATCTTCAGGAATTACTTATGATAACACGGTAGACCTGATGTCCCGTGTGCGTCGCTATGAGCTGCCCTGTGTGCTTGAAGTATCCGATCTGGAGGCTGTTGTTCCCGGGTTTGACGGATATCTGATCCCGATGGTGCTGAATGCAACGGACAGCAAATGGATGATTGGGCACCACCAGAAGGCTATAGAGCGTTACGGTTATCTGATCCCATGGGATCTGTTGATTGCCGAGGGTTATATTGTGCTTAATGCAAACTCCACGGTAGCGCGGTTGACGGGTGCGGATACGGATTTGACGACAGGAGCTGCGGTGGCATATGCCCAGGCTGCGGAACGTCTGCTCCATCTTCCTATTGTATACATGGAGTACAGCGGAACGTTCGGAGATATGGAGCTTGTTGGTGAGACACACAGACAATTGGAGCGGGCACATCTCATCTACGGCGGCGGAATTGATGATCCGGAGAAAGCCGCGCAAGCTGCTCAGGTTGCAGATACCATCGTGGTAGGCAACATTGTGTACAGCGATTTGAATAAGGCACTTGAGACGGTGCTGGCTGTAAAAGGAACCATTTAA
- a CDS encoding phosphatidylinositol-specific phospholipase C/glycerophosphodiester phosphodiesterase family protein → MKRIAAVLILLIVTVGTLFFAYESESEEQRDGFTAYRLIAHAMGSIRDQPYTNAYEAMIANYEKGTRVFEIDFMLTSDRKAVARHEWTANMSKMLGQDQELPEEKQAGALTHDEFMNTPILGMYQPMDADGIIDVLAKYPDMYIVTDTKEQKDEDIQQVLRSLVDAAKEHDPSVLDRVVVQIYNEPMLETVKEVYAFPSIIYTLYATQDTEDQVVDFVQKNDIDAVTMPEYKVNQNFVAKLNSAGSVTYVHTINDTEQVANYEKWGVYGVYSDVLTEQELDEMNTRFAWKP, encoded by the coding sequence ATGAAACGCATTGCCGCCGTGTTAATACTACTGATCGTTACCGTAGGAACACTCTTTTTCGCCTATGAAAGCGAGAGTGAGGAACAACGGGACGGATTTACCGCTTATAGATTAATTGCCCATGCGATGGGCAGCATTCGGGATCAACCATATACCAACGCCTATGAAGCGATGATTGCCAATTACGAGAAAGGCACACGTGTTTTTGAGATCGACTTTATGCTGACCTCGGATCGCAAAGCCGTAGCCAGACATGAGTGGACCGCTAATATGAGTAAAATGCTAGGACAGGACCAAGAGCTTCCCGAGGAAAAACAAGCCGGGGCGCTGACACATGATGAGTTCATGAATACGCCTATTCTGGGTATGTACCAACCCATGGATGCCGACGGCATTATAGATGTACTGGCTAAATACCCGGATATGTATATCGTAACCGATACCAAAGAACAGAAGGATGAAGATATACAGCAGGTGTTAAGATCCCTCGTGGATGCTGCCAAAGAACATGATCCCTCCGTGCTTGATCGCGTGGTTGTACAGATCTACAACGAACCCATGCTTGAAACGGTGAAAGAAGTCTATGCATTCCCTTCCATTATCTATACGTTATACGCCACACAGGATACAGAAGATCAGGTTGTTGATTTTGTGCAAAAAAATGATATTGATGCCGTGACCATGCCGGAATATAAAGTAAACCAGAATTTTGTCGCCAAGCTTAATAGTGCAGGCTCAGTTACTTACGTGCACACCATCAATGACACTGAACAGGTGGCTAACTATGAGAAGTGGGGTGTGTATGGGGTTTACTCGGACGTGCTGACGGAGCAGGAACTGGATGAGATGAATACACGGTTTGCCTGGAAACCGTAA
- the rfbD gene encoding dTDP-4-dehydrorhamnose reductase, protein MNYRVMVTGAAGQLGYDVVKTFEAEGHQVLACDKKQMDITDQQQCTDIITTFRPHIIIHCAAFTAVDQAEADEDTAFAINASGTRNIAVAAESVKAKLVYISTDYVFDGSGSTPYQEYDVTNPQSVYGKSKLAGERLVQSLCTQWFIIRTSWVFGVHGNNFVKTMLELMVKRPQLQVVHDQQGSPTYTVDLARFIHLLSVSEKYGIYHASNSGTCTWYEFAKVIREEASKQSVFEPTAELTPCTTEQFPRPAPRPAYSVMDHLAIRTNGLQPLRHWREALIAFLNELSAQQKD, encoded by the coding sequence ATGAATTATAGAGTTATGGTGACTGGCGCAGCCGGACAGCTGGGTTATGATGTGGTGAAGACCTTCGAAGCAGAGGGTCATCAGGTATTGGCCTGTGACAAGAAGCAGATGGATATTACCGATCAACAGCAGTGCACAGATATAATTACAACGTTCCGACCGCACATCATTATTCATTGCGCTGCTTTTACGGCTGTCGATCAGGCTGAGGCAGATGAGGATACAGCATTCGCAATCAATGCATCAGGTACTAGAAATATTGCAGTTGCCGCCGAGAGTGTGAAAGCAAAGCTGGTATATATCAGTACCGATTATGTATTCGATGGGAGCGGGAGCACACCATACCAGGAGTACGATGTAACGAATCCACAGAGTGTTTATGGCAAGTCGAAGCTTGCCGGGGAACGGCTGGTTCAAAGTTTGTGTACGCAATGGTTTATCATTCGAACATCATGGGTGTTTGGCGTGCATGGCAATAATTTTGTCAAAACCATGCTGGAACTTATGGTGAAGCGTCCACAACTTCAAGTGGTTCATGACCAACAAGGTTCACCTACCTATACGGTGGATCTTGCCCGATTCATCCATCTCCTTTCCGTAAGTGAAAAGTATGGCATCTATCATGCTTCCAATTCAGGAACTTGCACATGGTACGAGTTTGCAAAGGTAATAAGAGAAGAAGCCAGTAAGCAGAGTGTATTCGAGCCTACAGCCGAACTTACACCATGCACAACTGAACAGTTTCCGCGTCCTGCCCCTCGTCCTGCATACTCGGTCATGGATCATTTGGCGATTCGAACGAACGGTCTGCAACCTCTGAGACACTGGCGTGAGGCGCTGATTGCATTTTTGAATGAGTTGAGTGCACAGCAAAAGGACTGA
- the rfbB gene encoding dTDP-glucose 4,6-dehydratase, translating into MKLLVTGGAGFIGSNFVLYMLREHPSYEIINVDALTYAGNLENLHTVESNPRYTFIQADIADVQQMETVFSQGIDVVVNFAAESHVDRSILSPDIFVRTNVMGTQVLLDAAKKYQVTKFVQVSTDEVYGSLGPTGLFTENTPLMPNSPYSASKAGGDLLVRAYHETFGLPVNITRCSNNYGPFQFPEKLIPLIISRALNDEAIPVYGDGLNIRDWLYVEDHCSAIDLVIHNGQSGEVYNIGGNNERTNIYIVESVLEQLGKPASLIQYVQDRLGHDRRYGIDPTKIRTELGWQPAHNFETGIKETIQWYLKHQDWWTRIQSGTYQDYVQLQYGKRMGDSSK; encoded by the coding sequence ATGAAACTACTGGTTACGGGTGGGGCCGGATTTATCGGCAGCAACTTTGTGCTATATATGCTTCGTGAACATCCGAGTTATGAGATTATCAATGTGGATGCATTAACGTATGCGGGGAACTTGGAGAACTTGCATACGGTAGAGTCCAATCCCCGATATACCTTCATCCAAGCAGATATTGCAGATGTACAGCAGATGGAAACTGTTTTTTCCCAAGGCATCGATGTGGTTGTGAATTTCGCTGCCGAGTCTCATGTGGATCGAAGTATTCTGTCCCCGGATATCTTTGTACGTACCAATGTGATGGGTACTCAGGTTCTGCTGGATGCGGCAAAGAAATATCAAGTCACCAAATTTGTTCAGGTATCGACGGATGAGGTATATGGATCACTAGGTCCAACAGGTTTATTTACTGAAAATACACCTTTGATGCCAAACAGTCCTTACTCTGCAAGTAAAGCTGGCGGGGACCTGCTTGTAAGAGCCTATCATGAAACATTTGGACTTCCCGTAAATATTACACGTTGCTCCAATAACTATGGGCCTTTTCAATTCCCGGAGAAACTGATTCCGCTGATTATATCCCGGGCATTAAATGATGAAGCCATTCCGGTATATGGTGACGGGCTCAATATTCGTGACTGGCTTTATGTCGAGGATCACTGTAGCGCGATTGATCTGGTAATTCATAATGGACAATCTGGAGAAGTGTACAACATTGGTGGTAATAATGAACGTACTAATATATACATTGTGGAGAGCGTATTGGAGCAACTGGGTAAGCCAGCGAGTTTGATACAATATGTACAAGATCGGTTGGGACATGACCGACGTTACGGTATAGATCCTACCAAGATACGTACAGAGCTTGGCTGGCAACCCGCCCACAATTTTGAGACAGGGATCAAGGAGACGATCCAATGGTATCTGAAGCATCAAGACTGGTGGACGAGAATTCAATCAGGCACATATCAGGACTATGTTCAGCTTCAGTACGGTAAACGGATGGGTGATTCATCCAAATGA
- the rfbC gene encoding dTDP-4-dehydrorhamnose 3,5-epimerase gives MKVLPLFMDGAAILEPKIYGDHRGYFMESYNEQVLHEQGIQHVFIQDNQSLSAEAGVLRGLHYQLQPKAQTKLVRVISGAIYDVIVDVRTSSPTFGQWKSVILSEYNQRQLLVPHGFAHGFCTLVPHSQVTYKVDAYYSPEHDRGILWNDPALAIDWPVTKPILSEKDQKHPLLKDAELNFD, from the coding sequence ATGAAGGTACTTCCGCTGTTTATGGATGGCGCTGCCATCTTGGAACCCAAGATTTATGGTGATCACCGTGGATATTTTATGGAGAGTTATAATGAGCAGGTTCTGCATGAACAGGGAATACAGCACGTCTTTATTCAGGACAATCAATCCTTGTCGGCTGAAGCAGGTGTTTTACGTGGGCTTCATTACCAGCTTCAGCCCAAAGCGCAAACTAAATTGGTGAGGGTTATATCTGGGGCTATATATGATGTGATCGTGGATGTCCGCACTTCATCCCCTACCTTTGGTCAATGGAAAAGTGTCATTCTAAGTGAGTATAACCAGCGGCAGCTGCTTGTTCCTCATGGCTTTGCTCATGGATTCTGTACCTTGGTGCCTCATTCCCAGGTAACTTATAAGGTGGACGCCTATTATTCTCCTGAACATGACCGTGGAATTCTGTGGAACGATCCGGCACTCGCCATTGATTGGCCTGTGACGAAACCTATATTATCGGAGAAGGATCAGAAGCATCCTTTACTGAAAGATGCTGAACTGAATTTCGACTAA